A window from Terriglobales bacterium encodes these proteins:
- a CDS encoding replicative DNA helicase — protein sequence MATTDLNLDRSMPASLDAERSILGAILLDNDVLPQAAESLRADDFSLDSHRRIYMRMLELNETSRPIDIVTLTEELGRKKEVEAVGGVAYLSSLTEGLPRRENIEHYVKIVKDKALLRGLIHAAQSAISHALDQADTTEEIIDAAESAIFKISESRIGRGFLGVKEIVKESFGSVDALYSRGQRITGLETYYADLDGMTSGLQPSDLIIIAARPSMGKTAFAMNIAENVAVNSGKVVGVFSLEMSREALLMRLLCSHAKVDSHKLRTGFLGREDYQKLAHALAQLGDSKIFIDDT from the coding sequence TTGGCCACCACTGACCTGAATCTCGATCGCAGTATGCCGGCGAGCCTGGACGCCGAACGCTCCATTCTGGGCGCCATCCTTTTAGATAACGATGTTCTTCCCCAGGCCGCCGAGTCTCTGCGCGCCGATGATTTTTCTCTCGATTCGCATCGTCGCATTTACATGCGCATGCTGGAGCTGAACGAAACCAGCCGTCCCATTGACATCGTCACCCTGACCGAGGAGTTGGGCCGCAAAAAAGAAGTTGAGGCCGTGGGCGGAGTGGCCTATCTCTCGTCGCTGACCGAAGGGCTGCCGCGGCGCGAGAACATCGAGCACTACGTCAAGATCGTCAAAGATAAGGCCCTGCTGCGCGGGCTGATCCATGCCGCGCAAAGCGCCATCTCGCACGCGCTGGATCAGGCTGACACGACGGAAGAAATCATTGACGCCGCCGAGTCGGCCATCTTCAAGATTTCCGAGAGCCGCATTGGGCGCGGCTTCCTGGGCGTAAAAGAGATTGTCAAAGAATCCTTCGGCTCGGTGGACGCGCTCTACAGCCGCGGCCAGCGCATCACCGGCCTTGAGACCTACTATGCCGATCTGGATGGCATGACCAGCGGCCTTCAGCCTTCAGATCTCATCATCATTGCGGCGCGTCCTTCAATGGGCAAGACGGCTTTCGCCATGAATATCGCGGAAAACGTGGCCGTGAATAGCGGCAAAGTCGTGGGCGTCTTCTCGCTGGAAATGTCGCGCGAGGCGTTGCTCATGCGCCTGCTGTGCTCGCATGCCAAGGTTGACTCGCACAAGCTGCGCACCGGCTTTCTAGGGCGTGAAGATTATCAGAAGCTGGCCCACGCTTTGGCCCAACTGGGCGACTCCAAGATTTTCATCGACGATACA